The Mycolicibacterium flavescens genome has a segment encoding these proteins:
- a CDS encoding MmpS3 protein — protein sequence MNRSYTAHSPYSLAPTERIPSYSDYPEPPAEDFDYDYPGSPEFEDYDDYEQSYDEESIDRRWMWVAGIAGVILFIAIGTTGIILGGGDSGSVSATATSDAPAPSSAPATTAPSAGTAAPIVPSLPPETVTTVTPSAETTPPPAPSTTAQAAVPPPAPPSPRTVTYRVTGNRQLLDLVTVIYTDGQGALRTDVNVALPWVKQVVLDPGVELKSVTATSVGGQLNCSILDAAGTLIAAQNNNSMIATCTQ from the coding sequence GCCCCGACGGAGCGGATTCCCAGCTACTCCGATTACCCGGAGCCACCTGCCGAAGACTTCGACTACGACTACCCCGGTTCGCCCGAGTTCGAGGACTACGACGACTACGAGCAGTCCTACGACGAGGAGAGCATCGACCGGCGCTGGATGTGGGTCGCCGGCATCGCCGGGGTGATCCTGTTCATCGCGATCGGCACCACCGGCATCATCCTCGGCGGAGGCGACAGCGGTTCGGTGTCGGCCACCGCGACATCGGACGCGCCGGCGCCGTCGAGCGCTCCCGCCACCACCGCGCCGAGCGCCGGAACGGCTGCGCCCATCGTCCCCTCGCTGCCGCCGGAGACCGTCACGACGGTCACCCCGAGCGCCGAGACGACCCCACCACCCGCACCGAGCACGACGGCGCAGGCAGCCGTTCCGCCGCCCGCACCGCCGTCACCGCGCACCGTGACCTACCGGGTGACGGGTAACCGCCAGCTGCTCGACCTGGTGACCGTGATCTACACCGACGGCCAGGGCGCGCTGCGCACCGACGTCAACGTCGCGCTGCCCTGGGTCAAGCAGGTGGTGCTGGACCCGGGCGTGGAGCTGAAATCGGTCACCGCGACCAGCGTCGGCGGTCAGCTGAACTGCAGCATCCTCGACGCCGCGGGCACTCTGATCGCCGCGCAGAACAACAACTCGATGATCGCCACCTGCACCCAGTAG
- a CDS encoding hydroxylase for synthesis of 2-methylthio-cis-ribozeatin in tRNA: MNTTPPAPGQTDSATSDVSADHPGVNELFALLAYGEVAAFYRLTDEARMAPNLRGRINMASMAAAEMNHYEVLRDALEHRGIDVVPAMTKYASALENYHRLTTPSTWLEALVKTYVGDALAADFYLEIAHALPDEVADVVRAVLSETGHSQFVVAEVRAAVTASDRQRHRLALWSRRLLGEAITQAQFVMADHDELVDLVLASGEGLTQMTEFFDRLQRTHASRMEELGLA; this comes from the coding sequence ATGAACACGACGCCTCCGGCACCCGGGCAGACCGACTCGGCGACCTCGGATGTGTCGGCCGACCACCCCGGCGTCAACGAGCTTTTCGCGCTGCTGGCCTATGGCGAGGTGGCGGCGTTCTACCGCCTCACCGACGAAGCGCGCATGGCGCCGAACCTTCGCGGGCGCATCAACATGGCGAGCATGGCGGCCGCGGAGATGAACCACTACGAGGTGCTGCGCGACGCGCTCGAGCACCGCGGAATCGACGTCGTGCCCGCGATGACGAAATACGCGTCCGCCCTCGAGAATTACCACCGGCTGACCACCCCGAGCACCTGGCTGGAGGCGCTGGTCAAGACCTATGTCGGTGACGCACTTGCGGCCGACTTCTACCTCGAGATCGCCCACGCCCTGCCCGACGAGGTCGCCGACGTGGTGCGCGCGGTGCTGTCGGAGACCGGCCACTCCCAGTTCGTCGTCGCCGAGGTGCGCGCGGCGGTGACGGCCAGCGACCGGCAGCGCCACCGGCTCGCGCTGTGGTCGCGGCGGCTCCTGGGTGAGGCCATCACCCAGGCGCAGTTCGTGATGGCCGATCACGACGAGCTCGTCGACCTGGTGCTGGCCAGCGGTGAAGGTCTGACCCAGATGACCGAGTTCTTCGACCGGCTCCAGCGGACACACGCCTCCCGGATGGAGGAACTGGGCCTCGCCTGA